The proteins below are encoded in one region of Limnochorda pilosa:
- the mazG gene encoding nucleoside triphosphate pyrophosphohydrolase, with amino-acid sequence MDAVRELAAVMERLRGPGGCPWDREQTHRSLARYLIEEAYEAADALEQGDTAAAVEELGDVLLQIVFHAQIGREEGAYDLEVIARRLVEKLVRRHPHVFGDVVVAGAAEVVANWEAIKEGERASQSAEQAPPSLMDGVPLALPALARADAVQRRAARVGFDWADPSGPRAKVDEELGELDRELEAGASEGAARELGDLLFSVVNLARKTSIDAEAALREAVRRFEDRFRQIERSAVAGGKRLDEMDLAQLDRLWDEAKARETEP; translated from the coding sequence ATGGACGCGGTCCGGGAGTTGGCGGCGGTGATGGAACGCCTGCGTGGACCTGGAGGCTGCCCCTGGGATCGGGAGCAGACGCACCGCTCGCTGGCCCGCTACCTGATCGAGGAGGCATACGAGGCCGCCGACGCCCTGGAACAGGGCGATACCGCTGCAGCGGTGGAGGAGTTGGGCGATGTCCTCCTCCAGATCGTCTTCCACGCCCAGATCGGCCGCGAGGAGGGGGCCTACGACCTCGAGGTGATCGCCCGGCGGCTGGTCGAGAAGCTGGTCCGCCGCCACCCCCACGTCTTCGGCGACGTGGTCGTTGCGGGCGCGGCGGAGGTCGTGGCCAACTGGGAGGCCATCAAGGAGGGGGAACGGGCCAGTCAGAGCGCCGAGCAGGCGCCGCCCTCGCTCATGGACGGCGTTCCCCTGGCGCTTCCTGCCCTGGCTCGGGCCGATGCCGTCCAGCGACGCGCCGCCCGGGTGGGGTTCGATTGGGCCGACCCGTCAGGGCCCCGGGCCAAAGTGGACGAAGAGCTGGGCGAGCTCGACCGCGAACTGGAAGCGGGCGCCTCGGAAGGAGCCGCCCGGGAGCTGGGGGACCTGCTCTTCTCGGTGGTCAACCTGGCCCGCAAGACCTCCATCGACGCGGAAGCCGCGTTGCGGGAGGCGGTCCGCCGCTTCGAAGACCGTTTCCGCCAAATCGAGCGCTCGGCGGTCGCCGGGGGCAAGCGCCTGGACGAGATGGACCTGGCCCAGCTGGACCGGCTCTGGGACGAAGCGAAGGCACGCGAGACCGAGCCCTGA
- a CDS encoding S1 RNA-binding domain-containing protein: protein MSIEVGSIVEGKVTGITNFGAFVDLGNGQTGLVHISEVADQYVEDINQYVKMNDVVKVRVINVRDGKIGLSIRRVANDRPRRGGGGGRGSKSFESKLKRFMRDSEERQASLKRSLDSKRGGRGTRHDF, encoded by the coding sequence ATGTCGATTGAAGTGGGTAGTATCGTCGAGGGAAAGGTCACCGGGATCACCAACTTCGGGGCCTTCGTCGACCTCGGAAACGGGCAGACCGGCTTGGTCCACATCTCTGAAGTGGCCGACCAGTACGTCGAAGACATCAACCAGTACGTCAAGATGAACGACGTGGTCAAGGTCCGGGTCATCAACGTCCGCGACGGGAAGATCGGTCTATCGATCCGGCGGGTGGCCAACGACCGTCCCCGCCGGGGCGGTGGGGGCGGTCGGGGCAGCAAGTCCTTCGAGTCCAAGCTGAAGCGCTTCATGCGCGACAGCGAGGAGCGCCAGGCCTCCCTCAAGCGTAGCCTCGACTCCAAGCGCGGTGGACGTGGAACGCGGCACGATTTCTGA
- a CDS encoding SpoIID/LytB domain-containing protein has translation MAPAAGRRTWWVLGLVAAVLLAVLVWPRGEGRRLEEEPQVEVVGEDGRTARMGIEEYVAGVVAGEMRAGWPKEAYAAQALLARSFTLEYLNSHEGNRISTDFEEAQAFRPDQVTDVIRRAVEETRGKVLTYQGKVIRGWFHAYAGGETASAREGLAFQESEPPYIKTVRLASNPYVPDEYRQWSLTVPLEEVRRALAGLGQDVGAIRDLAARTGPTGRITQVEITTDRGPITVTGPDFRKALDPERMKSSKVTRFDVQGGSLQIEGTGFGHGVGLSQWDALMLAKEGKSPEEIVQTFFKDVEIEKRWR, from the coding sequence GTGGCCCCTGCAGCCGGCAGGCGCACGTGGTGGGTGCTTGGCTTGGTCGCGGCCGTTCTTCTCGCGGTGCTGGTGTGGCCCAGGGGAGAGGGACGGCGCCTGGAGGAAGAGCCCCAGGTGGAGGTGGTGGGGGAGGACGGTCGCACCGCGCGCATGGGGATCGAGGAGTATGTGGCCGGCGTCGTGGCGGGGGAGATGCGGGCGGGATGGCCCAAGGAAGCCTACGCGGCCCAGGCGCTCCTGGCCCGTTCCTTTACCCTCGAGTACCTCAACAGCCACGAGGGGAATCGGATCTCCACCGACTTCGAAGAGGCCCAGGCGTTCAGGCCTGACCAGGTGACCGACGTGATCCGGCGGGCCGTGGAGGAGACGCGGGGCAAGGTGCTGACGTACCAGGGCAAGGTGATCCGCGGCTGGTTCCATGCCTATGCCGGCGGCGAGACCGCCTCGGCCCGGGAGGGCCTGGCGTTCCAGGAGAGCGAGCCGCCCTACATCAAGACGGTCCGGCTTGCATCCAATCCCTACGTCCCGGACGAGTACCGTCAGTGGTCGCTCACGGTGCCCCTCGAAGAGGTGCGCAGGGCCCTGGCCGGCCTGGGCCAGGACGTGGGTGCGATCCGGGACCTCGCGGCCCGGACGGGGCCGACGGGTCGGATCACCCAGGTGGAGATCACCACCGACCGGGGTCCGATCACGGTCACGGGTCCGGATTTCCGCAAGGCCCTGGATCCCGAGCGGATGAAATCGTCCAAGGTGACCCGCTTCGACGTGCAGGGCGGCAGCCTCCAGATCGAGGGAACCGGCTTCGGGCACGGGGTGGGCCTCAGCCAGTGGGACGCGTTGATGCTGGCCAAGGAGGGCAAGAGCCCCGAGGAGATCGTGCAGACGTTCTTCAAGGACGTGGAGATCGAGAAGCGCTGGAGGTGA
- the spoVT gene encoding stage V sporulation protein T: MKATGIVRRIDDLGRVVIPKEIRRTLRIREGDPLEIFVDRDGEVILKKYSALEELSDFAQEYADSLHESTGHIALVTDRDVVVAVAGTGKKDWIGKPVPPVIEHACTTRRSLLLPGVGTEKLPEAWPFRSQAIAPIVSEGDPVGSVALASDQQGVVMGDLERKLVETAAAFLGKQMEQ; encoded by the coding sequence ATGAAGGCTACGGGCATCGTGCGCCGGATTGATGACCTGGGCCGCGTGGTCATTCCCAAGGAGATCCGGCGGACCCTGCGCATCCGGGAGGGGGACCCGCTCGAGATCTTCGTCGACCGGGACGGAGAGGTGATCCTGAAGAAGTACTCCGCCCTGGAGGAGCTCTCGGACTTCGCGCAGGAGTACGCCGACTCCCTTCACGAATCGACGGGGCACATCGCCCTGGTGACCGACCGGGACGTGGTGGTGGCGGTTGCCGGCACAGGGAAGAAGGACTGGATCGGTAAGCCTGTTCCGCCCGTGATCGAGCACGCGTGCACCACCCGCCGCAGCCTCCTGCTGCCCGGGGTCGGAACGGAGAAGCTACCGGAGGCATGGCCCTTCAGAAGCCAGGCCATCGCGCCCATCGTCTCCGAGGGCGATCCGGTGGGCTCGGTGGCCCTGGCCAGCGACCAGCAAGGGGTCGTGATGGGGGACCTGGAGCGGAAGCTGGTCGAAACCGCGGCAGCCTTCCTCGGGAAGCAGATGGAGCAGTAG
- a CDS encoding 2-oxoacid:ferredoxin oxidoreductase subunit beta, whose amino-acid sequence MLDLKLYKSENKPTWCPGCGDFGILNAVKQALADLEIWPHEVLFVSGIGCGSKLPDYINANGFTTVHGRALPVAQGAKLAHPGLHVVAVTGDGDGYGIGGNHFLHAIRRNIDITHIVEDNLVYGLTKGQYSPTSAKGFVSSTTPEGAIERAVNPLALALANGATFVARGFSGDPKHLASLFAQALKHPGYALVDVLQPCVIYNRLNTYDFYEQRVYRLEEDANYDPHDPEQAWQRAHEWGERIPIGVLYQESGVPTYEEQVPALAQGGPAQRPMPPLTEAEREALLAELV is encoded by the coding sequence ATGTTGGATCTCAAGCTGTATAAGAGCGAAAACAAGCCCACGTGGTGCCCGGGCTGCGGCGACTTCGGCATCCTCAACGCGGTGAAGCAGGCGCTGGCCGACCTGGAGATCTGGCCCCACGAGGTCCTCTTCGTCTCCGGGATCGGGTGCGGCAGCAAGCTCCCCGACTACATCAACGCCAACGGTTTCACGACCGTCCACGGCCGGGCCCTGCCCGTGGCCCAGGGAGCGAAGCTGGCCCATCCCGGCCTCCACGTGGTCGCGGTGACCGGGGACGGCGACGGCTACGGCATCGGGGGGAACCACTTCCTTCACGCCATCCGTCGCAACATCGACATCACCCACATCGTGGAGGACAACCTGGTCTACGGGCTCACCAAGGGCCAGTACTCACCCACCTCGGCCAAGGGCTTCGTCTCCAGCACCACGCCTGAGGGCGCGATCGAGCGGGCGGTCAACCCCCTGGCCCTGGCCTTGGCCAACGGTGCGACCTTCGTCGCCCGGGGGTTCTCGGGTGACCCCAAGCACCTGGCGAGCCTCTTCGCCCAGGCCCTCAAGCACCCAGGCTACGCCCTGGTGGACGTCCTGCAGCCGTGCGTCATCTACAACCGGCTGAACACCTACGACTTCTACGAGCAGCGGGTCTACCGTCTGGAGGAAGACGCGAACTACGATCCGCACGACCCCGAGCAGGCCTGGCAGCGGGCCCACGAGTGGGGCGAGCGGATCCCCATCGGCGTTCTCTACCAGGAAAGCGGGGTACCCACCTACGAGGAGCAGGTGCCGGCCCTGGCGCAGGGCGGGCCAGCGCAGCGGCCCATGCCCCCCCTCACCGAGGCCGAGCGCGAGGCGCTCCTGGCCGAGCTGGTGTAG
- the yabQ gene encoding spore cortex biosynthesis protein YabQ: MESLAHQLMSFLAVAGAGMAGGFLFDLYRLLRMEFRRWSAVVDGLFWLVAGPSMMLLLTLANWASLRLYLFVAAGLGFFLYVQLVSPLVTWVLLEGSAWVGAVFRQMAALGAGAARWPATRVARLAALRWAGPSGPRARRAPLLWQSGWVGRGGRR; this comes from the coding sequence GTGGAAAGCCTGGCACATCAGCTCATGTCCTTCCTGGCCGTCGCGGGGGCCGGGATGGCCGGCGGGTTCCTCTTCGACCTGTACCGCCTCCTGCGCATGGAGTTCCGCCGCTGGAGCGCGGTGGTGGACGGGCTCTTCTGGCTTGTCGCAGGTCCCAGCATGATGCTGCTCCTCACCCTGGCCAACTGGGCCAGCCTCCGCCTCTACCTCTTCGTCGCCGCCGGCCTCGGGTTCTTCCTGTACGTGCAACTCGTGAGCCCTCTGGTCACCTGGGTGCTGCTGGAAGGTTCCGCCTGGGTGGGCGCCGTCTTTCGCCAGATGGCGGCCCTGGGCGCGGGCGCAGCTCGCTGGCCCGCGACCCGGGTGGCTCGGCTGGCGGCCCTGCGATGGGCCGGGCCGTCAGGGCCGCGCGCTCGCAGGGCGCCCCTTCTCTGGCAGTCGGGCTGGGTGGGACGCGGCGGCCGCCGCTGA
- a CDS encoding FtsB family cell division protein: MASRRRFKVTNRFFALLLTVVLLSLGIRWIQGFVAQRGLEREMEALQADLDATRGRAAQLEAEVSEMRSDAYVERKAREELGLVKPGEERYQVVPAQEDESATESR; the protein is encoded by the coding sequence GTGGCTTCGAGGCGGCGGTTCAAGGTCACCAACCGGTTCTTCGCGCTCCTGCTCACGGTGGTGCTGCTGTCGCTGGGGATCCGTTGGATCCAGGGGTTCGTCGCGCAGCGCGGGTTGGAGCGCGAGATGGAGGCGCTGCAGGCAGACCTCGACGCCACCCGGGGCCGCGCCGCGCAGCTGGAGGCCGAGGTGTCTGAGATGCGGTCGGACGCGTACGTGGAGCGAAAGGCCCGGGAAGAACTGGGACTGGTGAAGCCGGGAGAGGAGCGGTACCAAGTGGTCCCGGCCCAGGAAGACGAGTCCGCAACGGAATCGCGTTGA
- a CDS encoding 2-oxoacid:acceptor oxidoreductase subunit alpha gives MAVHELSIKLAGEAGQGVESNGAGFARAAARAGLYVYTASDYMSRIRGGHNSYLLRISDQKARVHRDSVHLLLAFNPHAITAHLHEVVPGGAIIVDEGMRIPEDPVKAAGLQLFPLPLKDLAERVGGSKIMLNTAALGATAAVTGFDLAYVEGVIRDNFGSKKGAAVAEANLKVARAAYELAGDRYGRRFPWKLHAVEDAPRRYLLNGNQALAMGALAGGCRFISAYPMTPASSIFEWLTAHAQRFNVVSKQMEDEIAAVTMAIGAAYVGARAMTATSGGGFSLMVEALGLAGMAEVPLVVVDAQRPGPSTGMPTRSDQGDLLFVTHASQGEFPRLILAPGNVRQCFEAGYRAFNLAERYQTPVIVLTNGFLASSLETVDAQDLPFDEVRIDRGELLDAAALDGLEEPYARFRVTESGVSPRALPGHPKAVYTTPSDEHTEYGAFESEDVANRLQQQPKRMRKLEAARAEMNGPSLYGPGEADVTLVGWGSTLGALQEAVDELNRSRPGSANLLHFTDLWPFPASAEGALARARQLVVVEENQTGQFARLLRAETGRRPDHLITRIDGRAMTPDYILENLKEVALHVGSQAV, from the coding sequence ATGGCGGTCCATGAACTCAGCATCAAACTGGCCGGCGAAGCCGGCCAGGGCGTCGAATCCAACGGCGCCGGCTTCGCTCGCGCCGCAGCCCGTGCGGGCCTCTACGTCTACACGGCCAGTGACTACATGTCGCGCATCCGTGGCGGGCACAACTCGTACCTGCTGCGCATCAGCGACCAGAAGGCGCGGGTCCATCGCGACTCGGTCCACCTCCTCCTGGCCTTCAACCCTCACGCCATCACCGCCCACCTGCACGAGGTGGTCCCAGGGGGCGCCATCATCGTCGACGAGGGCATGCGGATTCCAGAGGACCCGGTGAAGGCGGCGGGGCTCCAGCTCTTCCCGCTGCCTCTCAAGGATCTGGCCGAGAGGGTCGGGGGCAGCAAGATCATGCTCAACACCGCGGCGCTGGGCGCCACGGCCGCGGTAACGGGCTTCGACCTGGCCTACGTGGAGGGCGTGATCCGCGACAACTTCGGTTCCAAGAAGGGCGCGGCCGTAGCCGAGGCCAACCTCAAGGTGGCGCGCGCCGCGTACGAGCTGGCGGGCGACCGGTACGGGCGGCGGTTTCCGTGGAAGCTGCACGCCGTGGAGGATGCGCCCCGGCGCTACCTCCTGAACGGCAACCAGGCCCTGGCCATGGGAGCGCTGGCCGGCGGTTGCCGGTTCATCTCAGCCTACCCGATGACGCCGGCCTCGTCCATCTTCGAGTGGCTGACGGCCCACGCGCAACGCTTCAACGTCGTGAGCAAGCAGATGGAGGACGAGATCGCCGCGGTCACCATGGCCATCGGTGCGGCCTACGTGGGCGCCCGGGCCATGACGGCCACCTCGGGGGGAGGCTTCTCCTTGATGGTGGAGGCGCTGGGCCTGGCGGGCATGGCCGAGGTACCGCTGGTGGTGGTGGATGCCCAGCGGCCGGGGCCGTCGACGGGCATGCCCACCCGCAGCGACCAGGGCGACCTGCTCTTCGTGACCCACGCGTCCCAGGGGGAGTTCCCGCGCCTCATCCTGGCCCCCGGAAACGTGCGCCAGTGCTTCGAGGCGGGGTACCGGGCCTTCAACCTAGCCGAGCGGTACCAGACACCGGTCATCGTCCTCACCAATGGCTTCCTGGCCAGCAGCCTGGAGACCGTGGACGCCCAGGACCTGCCCTTCGATGAGGTCCGAATCGACCGGGGCGAGCTGCTGGACGCCGCGGCCCTCGACGGGCTCGAGGAGCCTTATGCCCGCTTCCGGGTCACCGAGAGCGGCGTTTCGCCCCGAGCTCTGCCCGGCCATCCCAAGGCCGTGTACACGACCCCCAGCGACGAGCACACCGAGTACGGCGCCTTCGAGAGCGAGGACGTCGCCAACCGGCTCCAGCAGCAGCCGAAGCGCATGCGGAAGCTGGAGGCGGCCCGGGCGGAGATGAACGGCCCCTCCCTCTACGGGCCCGGCGAGGCCGACGTGACCCTGGTGGGTTGGGGCTCCACCCTGGGTGCCCTGCAGGAGGCGGTCGACGAGCTGAACCGCTCGCGACCGGGTTCAGCCAACCTTCTGCACTTCACGGATCTCTGGCCCTTCCCCGCGTCGGCCGAAGGGGCCCTGGCCCGAGCGCGCCAGCTCGTGGTCGTCGAGGAGAACCAGACGGGCCAGTTTGCCCGGCTGCTCCGAGCCGAGACGGGCCGCCGGCCGGATCACCTCATCACCCGGATCGACGGGCGCGCCATGACGCCCGACTACATCCTCGAGAACCTCAAAGAGGTGGCGCTCCATGTTGGATCTCAAGCTGTATAA
- the yabP gene encoding sporulation protein YabP, with protein MAADRPDEGLRRRHELHLLQRQHLQVTGVADVESFDEKEIVLRTEMGGLLIQGAGMHIAELNVESGLLLVKGEVQQLQYLGEGSAQKGRNLLKRLFR; from the coding sequence TTGGCTGCGGACCGGCCGGACGAAGGGTTGCGCCGCCGGCACGAGCTGCACCTCCTGCAGCGCCAGCACCTTCAGGTGACCGGGGTGGCCGACGTGGAGAGCTTCGATGAGAAGGAGATCGTCCTGCGCACGGAGATGGGCGGCCTCCTGATCCAGGGCGCGGGGATGCACATCGCGGAGCTCAACGTCGAGAGCGGACTCCTGCTGGTGAAGGGGGAGGTCCAGCAGCTTCAGTACCTTGGAGAGGGCTCCGCCCAGAAAGGGCGCAACCTGTTGAAACGCCTCTTCCGCTAG
- a CDS encoding HU family DNA-binding protein, with protein MNKSELISKVADKAGLTKKVAGETVESVLSAIADALSQGDKVTLVGFGTFEVRDRAARKGVNPATGSTISIPASRVPAFKAGKSLKEAVAKK; from the coding sequence GTGAACAAGAGCGAGCTCATCTCGAAGGTAGCAGACAAGGCAGGTCTCACCAAGAAGGTGGCCGGAGAGACGGTGGAGTCGGTCCTCTCGGCCATTGCCGACGCGCTTTCCCAGGGCGACAAGGTGACCCTGGTAGGCTTCGGCACCTTCGAGGTGCGCGACCGCGCGGCCCGCAAGGGCGTCAACCCTGCCACGGGCAGCACCATCAGCATCCCGGCCAGCCGGGTCCCCGCCTTCAAAGCGGGCAAGTCCCTGAAGGAAGCCGTCGCGAAGAAGTAG
- a CDS encoding DUF501 domain-containing protein encodes MTRAGLWGLEPAGEADERFVAAVLGRSPSPIAGVATRCRFGRPQVVANHPLPPSGDPPMPTLFWLVCPLLVYEVARLESQGWIRALGREVASNPDAAAAEARADRLDSLIRRRLLGPRERHRLQADNPRLWTRLGRSGVGGREGPGVKCLHAHLAHHLALGDGYVGRRVAELLRRSAVPLDGSLVCGCADGRGRPLHARQAPRAERSAVVELGSHSVRALVADRIPEGLRVVEQHLWVTRLGEGLQEGRLGGPALERSLEAAQRLADRARRVGAARVLVVGTSAVREATNGQELAGRVRQATGAALQVLSGEDEARHTFRGAMVGLGAAGPGVVMDLGGGSVELARGSLDRGPQELLSLPWGALRLSRRFDTGTTPARVRELTQWLEGQLPRAMAPWQGAAVRLPLVVVGGTATSLAAMEQGLRRYRPDRVHGYGLAVKDLGAWVDRLAALSLEGVRRLPGLQPERAPVILAGATVLWRLAEWLGAVQVLVSEWDLMAGLLDAAGRDDGWAR; translated from the coding sequence TTGACGCGCGCAGGTCTCTGGGGCCTGGAGCCCGCCGGCGAGGCCGACGAGCGCTTCGTGGCGGCGGTCCTCGGGCGATCGCCGAGCCCCATCGCCGGCGTCGCGACCCGTTGCCGCTTCGGAAGACCCCAGGTGGTCGCCAACCATCCGCTCCCTCCGTCGGGCGACCCTCCCATGCCCACCCTCTTCTGGTTGGTCTGTCCCCTCCTGGTCTACGAGGTCGCACGCCTCGAGTCCCAAGGCTGGATCCGAGCCCTGGGCCGGGAAGTGGCGTCGAACCCGGACGCGGCCGCGGCCGAGGCCCGGGCCGACCGCCTTGACTCCCTGATCCGACGCCGGCTGTTGGGGCCACGCGAGCGTCACCGCCTGCAGGCTGACAACCCCCGTCTGTGGACCCGCCTGGGCCGAAGTGGTGTGGGGGGAAGGGAAGGCCCGGGGGTGAAGTGCCTTCATGCGCACCTGGCGCACCACCTGGCCCTGGGGGACGGGTACGTGGGGCGGCGGGTGGCCGAGCTCCTGCGCCGGAGCGCGGTGCCGCTGGACGGTAGCCTGGTCTGCGGGTGTGCCGATGGGCGGGGTCGCCCCCTGCACGCCCGCCAGGCTCCCCGGGCGGAACGCTCCGCGGTGGTCGAGCTGGGAAGCCATTCCGTCCGCGCCCTGGTGGCCGACCGGATTCCCGAAGGCCTCCGGGTGGTCGAGCAGCACCTCTGGGTGACGCGTCTGGGTGAGGGCCTGCAGGAAGGCAGGCTGGGCGGTCCTGCCCTCGAACGGAGCCTAGAGGCCGCCCAGCGCCTGGCAGATCGCGCCCGCAGGGTGGGCGCAGCCCGGGTCCTCGTGGTGGGGACCAGCGCCGTGCGCGAGGCGACGAATGGGCAGGAGCTGGCCGGCCGGGTCCGGCAGGCCACAGGCGCGGCGCTGCAGGTGCTGAGCGGCGAGGATGAAGCCCGCCACACCTTCCGTGGGGCGATGGTCGGCCTTGGGGCTGCGGGCCCGGGTGTGGTGATGGATCTGGGCGGCGGCAGCGTCGAGCTGGCCCGGGGGAGCCTGGACCGGGGGCCGCAGGAGCTGCTGAGCCTGCCTTGGGGCGCGCTTCGCCTGTCCCGCCGCTTCGACACGGGCACCACGCCCGCCCGGGTGCGTGAGCTGACCCAGTGGCTGGAGGGACAGCTTCCCCGCGCCATGGCCCCATGGCAGGGCGCGGCGGTCCGGCTTCCCCTGGTGGTCGTGGGGGGGACCGCCACCTCGCTGGCAGCCATGGAGCAGGGCCTACGCCGCTACCGCCCGGATCGAGTGCACGGTTACGGCCTGGCGGTGAAGGACCTGGGCGCCTGGGTCGACCGCCTGGCCGCCCTTTCGCTCGAAGGGGTGCGCCGGCTTCCCGGGCTTCAGCCGGAGCGGGCCCCCGTGATCTTGGCAGGGGCGACCGTGCTGTGGCGCCTGGCAGAGTGGCTGGGGGCCGTGCAGGTGCTCGTCAGCGAGTGGGACCTGATGGCCGGCCTGCTGGACGCTGCCGGGCGTGATGACGGGTGGGCGCGCTGA